The DNA sequence GAGCCTTATCTTTAAGGCTGATTCAATGGAAATCACACTCTTTCCCACAgaggatgaaaatgaaattgGAGAAGTGAATGACAGAAATGAAGGGAAGGACGTTGATGCATAtgcagcaggagaggaggaggcagatgttgaagatgatgatgatgatgacgacgatgatgatgaggatgatgaggacgatgaggatgatgaagaagaggatgatgacaattatgatgatggtgatggcaATGATAATGGCACTGCTGATGGTGTTGATGATAATAAtgttgatgatgaaaatgaggCAGGTGAGGAAGCTAAGGTAGAGGTGAAAGTagtagaagaggagaaagatgtAGATCAGGAAGATGATGAGGAGAAGTATGCCCTCAAAGCAGTGGAGGATCCTACAGATGAGGACAGCTCagcatccttccttcattcactttcagagacaTCAATTAATGAGGGATTGGATGAATCCTTCTGTTTCCAAGATGATACCGATGACTCATTAGATTCCGCCTCCTATAATGGGGAAGAAGATGAACGTCTGTACAGCACTGAGAAGCATGCACAATCACTAGAACCTACATCAATGGATGTACTTGATCCAACTGAAATCCAATCAGAACCTGAACAGGGATCTACTGTTGCAATAGGTCAAACTGAACCTTTGCACACACAACTGAGCTCAGACAAATTAGTGGATCAACCTAATACCACTTTTCTTTCTGAAGCCACTGCTGCCCACCAAGAGGATGATATAGAACCCAAATCTCTAGATGCACCTAAATCCCCTGAACCCCAATCAGACCCTGAGCTAGAATATTCCAGCGGAATAGGTCAGACAAATCCTTTGCACACACAAGGGAGCACAACAGGACCAATGGATCACCAGAAACTGTCCTGTCATTCAGAAGCCATTTCTTCTCAACCAGAGTCCTCCAACAACCTGAATGAGAGTGGGAGTGAGAGTGACATGATGGATATCTCTGGCTCTTCAAACCCTCTTGAACAGCCTAAAGGCAGCCCTCATTTTAACCCACGTCCCACTCCTGTTGTTATTTGTGCTCCACCTGAGCCTGTTGCTGAGTTAGATGCCTGTCCTCTTTCTACAACTTCCATAAAGGATACTACAGACCTTAGCAGTTCAGATCTTCTAGAGAAATTTGTGGAGGAAAACATCCATCTTGAAGATGTTGATTTGGAACAGAGCAATGATTATTTAGAGGAGGAACATGAATGCGAACCAGAAAGAGATTCTTTCAAATTGCTCATCAAGCCTCATCATTATCAACCGGGAAGCCATGGGGCCACAGGAGCAAGTAGACTTGTATTACCAAAGTCCTTCTCCAATAAATCTGATGTGCCTGCAGGGGCAGAGGCCATGTGTAGGTCCAGTATTCACAGGGAGTCTGACATTGAGCTTGACCAGAAGAATGGAAATGCCTCGGCTCAGCCTATGAGTGTGGAGTGTAGAAGCACTGATCCTGGTTCCTCTCTGAATATGGGGATCACCACTGCCACAAATGACTTGAATAAAGgtgttcttcttctctcctgtccGAAAGACCATTGTCCCAACCCCAGTAATATCCCAGTTTCAAGCACTTCAGGACTTGCTGAAAACCTGGCCCTGACCCCTGAACATTGCCCCGGTGACTCTGCTCAAGAGAACCTTAGAGAAAACACTCTGACTACTGATGAGGGGGTGCTAGGAGCTGTTGGATCCCCACACTCCCCTCTGGCCATCTCACCCAAAAGGGAAAACTCAGAAACAGACACAAGCAGGGAAACTGGTCCTGGAGCTGGGGCTTGGTGTGATGACAAGTTGGGgctagggttaggtttaggattACGGTCAGAGTCTGAGTTTGGAGTCTGGGGAGCAGGggagtctctttctctgtctctgggGAAGAGTTATGAGTTAGAGGCAGAGAGTCTGCTCATGTGTGACACACAGGGCCAAAGCACACAAACTGCTGTGGTTCCCAATATGAGCAGCGAAGTGTACAAAAATTATGACAATGTTCTGGGTTCTGTTCTGGACGAGGAAGATAACAACAATCTGCGTGGAAAGAGGGACCAAATGGCAGATGAGGAATTGGTTGGAGAGGGAGCTTCTGAGTCAAACCTGGCCCGTTGGAAGTCAATTGAGGAGATCTCAGAagcagggggaggagaggatggaagCTCCAGATTCCCAGAGGATGATGTCAGTAATCTAAATCCAGATAATAATGGAGATAACACAGATGCACAAAGTCAAGACATTTGGAATAATTCTAACAATAACAATGACACTGCATTAGACCCATTGGAAGTATCCATGTATGGAAGTCTGAATGCTCTATCAGAGGAAGTGAGACCCCAGAGTATGAGTGTCAGTGTCAGAGACTCTGTGTCTAATATTCCACTTGAAGAGATGCCATGTCAGTATTCAGATACAATTCCTGATGATGAGCGAGAACCAAAGGGCAGCTCCCTAAACCAGACAtcagacaaaaaacagacacCATCCTCAAAAAGTCTCAGTAGCTCCTCTGTGCCACTAGTTGAAACTCATGTGGACAAAGATATAATAAACCAACATCTTGGTTCACCAGATAAAGCCAAGTCAAGATGTCATACTAGTCAAGAGTGCCAGACAATCACTCCAGAGAGTAATACAGCATTTTCTTTGCCACGTGGATCCTTTGGTTCCTTTACTcctaaatgtaaatctaatgGATCCAGACCAAGTAAAGCTCATCAAGACAAGGTAGAAAATACTGGTTCCCAGTCAGAAACAGAAATGGTGGTGGAGTCTCAGACTGAAGGCCAAAGAAAACATGATGTCAGTCCTGTGACTGACAAACTTGTTGATGAACCAAAGACTAAAGATGCCTTTAAAGGACAGCAGTGTGTTGTTTGTAACTCaggggaggaagatgaggaagaaaaatCAGTAGATAAGAagaacaaaaaggaaagaaaaacctCTTCTGCACAGAATGCCCCAGAGCACTCTGTGTCTCACATCCCTAAAGGGGAACTTTGCACAGAAAAACCAAATGTTgctaagaaagggaggagagggaagcaGAACAAACACAGGACAGCCCAGACAGCCAGTCATGCTGACTCTAGCCCTGAATCTGTTTATGATTCAAAGAAACCTTCTGCTCCATTAAATACCACAGCAGATGGATGGTCAGAAGGGATCACAGACAATTCTAAAACTATGACAGGCCAAAATTCAAGCAATAAAGCATCATCAACAGACTTACTGAAAAGGACATCTGACACAGACAAAGTTGAATCTGGTTCACAGATGCAGGGGAATAACAGTGTCAGTCCTGATGTCAAAAGTCCCAGTCACGGGCACTGCAGCTCTACTGAGCATACCCCAGACAACCTCAATGTTGTGGTGGCAGTGAACCAAGAATTAaatcaggaacaggaagtgcttGATAACAGACAGGCAGTGCTTGATAACAGACCGCTACCTTATAGTCAGAGAGCAATGGCAGTGGACATTAATGATAACAACATAGATGCTAGCCACAGTccacctacacaggacacagtATTATACTCTTTCACTCCACTTTCCTCCTCAGCATCtcctgtttcctcctcctcccctctcccttgTGCTTCAACGGAACCAGAAGATGATCTTCCCACACCTGTGCAGGAATCCCAACCTGTCATCTCTGCCCAACAACAATCTTCAGAGTCCATGTGCCACACCACCTCTACCCTTTGCTCTCCCTCCCCTACAAGCCAACAAGCCCCTCTTACCCAATTTCCTCCAAACAACAACCTCCAGGACATACCCGATGCCTTTCCTACATCAACTACATCTACCACAAATGTCTCTTTGCCCTCATCCTCCACTGCGGTACTGCATAGCCTGTCCCAGCCTACCCAGGAGTCATCTCCACGTGGGTCTGGGGCGCCAGATTCAGACTCCACTTCTCTTCCCCATACTCAGTCCTTGTCACAGTCTCAGCCTAAGGTCAACATCGAGCCTCACAAACAAATCAAGCAAGGTCGCGCATGGAGCACACAAGACAGATGCAGAGGTGAGTATAGAAATTATAGCTTGTTACATTGATATCACAGACCAATACATATGAACCATTTCGTATCCTTTTTCAAGATTCAGTTCTGGCATCTGTGAAAGTTGCAAGTTATGATCgttatcaaaaagaaaaatgctccATTGACTTTAAGCAATAATAATGAAGTGGAGAATGAGCTTCTTGATACAAATATGATTATATGCTCTGTAAGGTCCCAGTTTGGCtgaggaggagacagacagtgagGGTGATGGTGGACTGCCTCGCCGTGGTCACAAATCCCAGCCCAGGGGGGTTGCAGGAAGCAGAAATGGATCCATGCAGAAAGAGTCTGGTCCATCCAATCAACTGGAAATCCAGCCTTTCTCTGCACGTCAACTGACCGACAGACAGCCAGGCTGTCCAATCAACCACAGCCACAAGATTTCCGAAGAGATTGACCTATCCTTCAAAAACAATTGTAAGTTGTTTCTGATCAGAGGAATACCCTAAATTTCCTTAGATCTCTATAAACTccacccttctctctttctgcctatTTCTAtccctctttctgtttctaCAATACTACAACCACAGTTACTGTAACTCTGTGTTGCATTTACATCTGTTTGAATATAAATTGATGATACAGGACATGCTAAAAGTGGCTGTGCTTTTCTGACAGATGACATCACAAGATACATAAATACTCTGCACTATATAGTTCACTCCTTGAATTATGGATGAAGAGTTTCCCATTATTGCCAATGATGTGGTGCATATGTAGTAAAAATCACATAGTATGGAGatctaattaaatatatttccataggctaatTAAATTCTCTTGTGTTGATTAGATAATCTTCTGGATTCTATAAAGAGCAGCGCTAATGAGATACACTCACTAATGCCCTCAGTACTTCTACTATGGTGATGAGTTACTATAGCAATAAGAAAATTATACACCTCACTCTTATGTGTGTTGCATGTGTGCTTGAGTAGGTTCCATAGTGGCCTCCTGTAATGAGTCTGAGAGTGAGGGGTCAGTCCCCGAGCTAGAGGAGCCAGAGCCACTGAGACCATCAGAGCCGCAGGTGAGTCAGTTCATGTTACTTTATTGGAAACCATCTTTGCCAGTATTGATTCTCTCATATCTTTCTTTAATACCTTTATAACAAATATGACACATGAGAGAGGATATGGATGAAACAGACCTTTTAAAATGTGCTacacattatagtgtgttatattaAGTTAAAAATCCTGCCATAATGGCTATACAATCAGGAGGAAACTGCTTGCTTACATATTGACAGACTGAAAACTACAGTAGCACAGCTAACTTTTGTTCTTCCACATTCCAGAGATCACTTGATAATGTCAATATGTCCTACTGTGCCACCCACTTTATATTTTCACCTACTTAAGTTTAAGTATCTTTCAGTATTAGTAATTTCTTAAGCCGCAACAATCAGtcagttaattgattatttgatcaacaaaattaatcagcaactattttgataatcagttaatcattatAGTCATTTATTAGCCAAAACACATTGGTCTTACAATGAAGTTAGTCTATATACCACAAGTGTTGCTATAGTTTTGATCTCTTTGGGCTATTGGGAATTTTAACAGACAATTTCCAAtattatctgacattttatagacaaataattaatcaattaatcaagaaagtaTTtgtcagattaatcaataatgaaaatgatcgTTAGTAGCCCTAGTATTTTTCTATTCACCCACAGCTGCATGATAACTAGCTTTTTTGTGCTGTATGAAAACCGCTGTTATCTAGCATAAATTggtatagatttaaaaaaaaatattggtgaTATAAATTGGCATGTTTTCTATTAATATTtgttctctccttcagtcaATCTCCTCTGCAGATGAAGGGCTGaacagaccaaaacagagcCGTAGTGAGAAGAAGGCCCGCAAGGTCAGAGAAAAAACTGATTATCAAAGGAACGCTTCCTTTGAAGATGTTTGTTATTTATAGGATATTGATATGACAACAGTATTTTATCTGCATTACTCTGactctctttctcactttccCTGTTGCTGGATGTGTATGTAGGCCATGTCTAAACTGGGTCTTAAGCCAGTCCATGGTGTGACCAGAATCACCATTAGGAAGTCAAAGAGTATCCTATTTGTCATCAGCAGACCAGACGTATTCAAAAGCCCTGCATCAGACATTTACATTGTATTTGGAGAGGCAAAGGTtagttttcctttctttttctcttttattattcAAGCTTCATTAGATGTATTGTCTCCCTTCTAACTCCTCTCCTATCTTCACATCTCAGATTGAGGACCTTTCTCAGCAGGCTCACAAGGCAGCTGCTGAGAAATTCAAGGTGCCTGTGACTTCTTCTCCTTTGGCCCCTCCTGTCCCACCCAGCCTCACCATCAaggaggagagtgaagaggaggaagaagaggtacTGTCTCAACTGTACAGCACAGTCAGTGTTGTGACGCtctgtaaaatattttattgtgcTGTTAACTTTATCCTTTAAATCTCACTGTCCCTTTCTTTCTATATACCAGATGGATGAGGGAGGTCTTGAGCAGAGAGACATTGAGCTGGTGATGGCTCAAGCCAATGTGTCACGAGCCAAGGCTGTCCGCGCACTGAAACACAACAAGAATGACATTGTGAATGCTATCATGgtgagggggaaggaggggaaggagggaggagagaggaagaatgttAGGGTAGAGGGAGGGTGAACAAAATAATGAGTCATAGCCAGGGAACGGGGAGCGCATGGAGCGGGAGGGCGGGTAAAGGAGAAAGAGCCGAGGACAAATGACAAGTAGAATTTTTCCCCAGTAACTGAACAACCTCTACAGATCTGTAGGTCATCAGTACAGTTCATTTTCCACTAGGTGGCAGCAAGAGCTTACACTGAGCCAAGTGCTGGAGTTGTTTAACTGACGCAGATAATTTTCCCTTATTGACATGGTAGAAGCTGACATGAAACTGTGTTAAGATCCCTCGCAGAGTATAAACAGAGCTTAGGATAAACAGAGCCACTCATCTTGAATATCCCAGAGAATTGTATTTCTTTATGCATTgtcacattttcatgttttctatTTAATCCAAAGGGAGACACTACATAGGCCTATTCATCAGAATTTACTATTTACACttaacacttttcttttttatttatttccagcTTTAACATTTTTACTGGAAACCTTTATCTCTTACtgtcttttccatttttctctccctcttctttacAGGAGCTGACCATGTGAGTGATAAGGACAATTTGACCCCTGACCCCCTTCTCCAGCCTATAAAGCCTAAACGCCACTGACTCATCTGTATCGCTGCTACTGTATGTTGCATCCCCAATATCTGCTAAATAAAAACTGTTACAACGTGAGCTGCGACTGCGCCATGTGACTGGTTTTACTGAAAATATTGCAGTTTGCTGCATTATGAGCAGTGCATTCCTTAACCTCAACTACAAATTCTGaaatttaaatacaaaatgtatcaTCGAACAATAAAGTTCTGgcttatttatctatttatctctgtAACTACCAagccacacactgtttttctttttgccactGACACAGAAATCCTGGTCTGTGAATGTAAGTAATGCCatcaaaaacatacaatatatacatattatctAAATGCAAAATTGAAGTGTTTAAAAGGTTGTTACTTTAAAGGCAGGGTTGTATTTGGTGTGAAGACCAAATTAGAACTTGCGATCACTCTAAACATTAATAGTGTTTTGATGATATTTGAAAGGTTAACAAACCTATTTTTCAAGCGTGATGAATTGATACAttttcattacattacaattaTACATATGGGTGTAAAATATGAGGTAAAATTAGGTAAAATAACTGATTAGGCCTTTAATAAATGAGGGCTAATGTGACATTCTGCTCATGTGTGGTGGATACCGATGGGGTGAACAGGATCATTGTCATTTCTTTACAAACACTGCAAGCAGACTGCATTCTGAGATCAATATTACATATATTTGCTTTAGTTTTTTCAGAGGCAGTCTGTAGATATTAAAGAAATAACGCTAAAGTCATGTGAAAAGTCTCCCAGCTGTGCAGATCTTGAATACACACTGCAACTGCTTACATCCTGTAAAATGTTCCCATGTTTTCCAGCAAACACTGTGCCCGAGTCATGTCACTTTTTTTGTATTCTcatgtttttcttcagtttcacagtggacactgtgtgtgtgagtgtggacagacagatatacagtacatgcactcCAATGACTATCactttttttaattcacttttattgtacaaaactGATTAgagtacaaaacacacatctgGGACAGCAGGGTTCTGCTTTTACAAGTTGTagcaataatacaaacacataccAAGCATGTTGAGTCATCAGCCTTAAATTACAAGCAACTCCAAATGTCCTTCAGCTAAATTAGTTCCCACAAATACAGATATGAGGCTATGgtgtatttcagtgtgtgaaAATATGGAATTACTCTCATCAGCAAATGAAATATCTGGCACCAGTAATGTAAATGGCTATCAAAATCAAGACTGTACAATCCAATGGTCACTTGAAATGTTTTGTTAGTAAACAGTAGTGCTTTTTTAACACTCTATCAtacacattattgttattaacacTCTATCATACACAAGTACACTTCACAAACATTACCCTTtaaaaaggacaggttcacaatctTTCAAGTCTGTCCCAAAACAATATTCAGGTGTTCAAATGAACActgataaatgtttttcttgctggAATCATCCCTCTTGTTCATATTGGCCTTTAGGCAActccttcataatgcactttcaatgtaagtgtcTTATATGAAtcttcattcatcattttagtAAAAGTGGGTCAAAACCTTCTAAAGTTACTCATATTTTAGTGTCAAGTTTGTTACAATTCTTCCTACAaatgaacaggaaaacactgtccagTCGAGACAAAAAGAATTAAATTTGACCAAGAAGACTGTGGAAGATTCCAATTTATTTGACTAAGTCAAAAAgccaaagcctcatattatcttcagataaacttgTGCGTATATTTTTGCTCACAATGAGGTCTGTGGACTTTGTTCCACATCACTTTACAGTGTAAGTGCATGTGAaggagatcttctaatggtcagtatgaacaagatgAGTGAATACAGTGAGCTAAATATTTTCAATGTGCATAGGGGCACcagactattgttttaagacagacttgaaaaattgtgaacctatcctccAAGCCAGAGtgcattttgtcttttaaattcCAGAGAGGATAACACTATGGTTCTCTACTAGGCAAGAAGTGGTGCTCCCCTGAGTATTTTCCGTAGAAGGCTGATAGCTTTCCTAGAAAACAGAATAAATTCCTCTTGGTTTGAGTCAAGTCTTGGGGGGGCCTAGACATCTTTAGGAGGTGGATGTGGTGGTTTATGGTGGGAGGACATTGTTCTCAAAGTGTCCCTGGTTAGTGATATTTCCAGCTGGAAAGTACCTTGCCACCACAAAGGAAGAGCCGTCTGATGCAGTGGCCTTACCAACACCCAGCTTTTTAGTGCTCTTCCACACCATTGCGGTGAAATGGCCTACAGGTGGtgagtgaaaagaaagaaattatgGGCGGAAAGAAAGCAGG is a window from the Scomber japonicus isolate fScoJap1 chromosome 10, fScoJap1.pri, whole genome shotgun sequence genome containing:
- the nacad gene encoding nascent polypeptide-associated complex subunit alpha, which produces MWCICSIVASCNESESEGSVPELEEPEPLRPSEPQSISSADEGLNRPKQSRSEKKARKAMSKLGLKPVHGVTRITIRKSKSILFVISRPDVFKSPASDIYIVFGEAKIEDLSQQAHKAAAEKFKVPVTSSPLAPPVPPSLTIKEESEEEEEEMDEGGLEQRDIELVMAQANVSRAKAVRALKHNKNDIVNAIMELTM